A region from the Pseudomonas sp. P8_229 genome encodes:
- a CDS encoding chemotaxis protein CheV, translated as MAGVMDSVNQRTQLVGQNRLELLLFRLDGQQLYGINVFKVREVLQCPSLTLMPKSSPVVCGVANIRGATIPILDLAMATGSGALKDKNNPFVIITEYNTKTQGFLVRSVERIVNMNWEEIHPPPKGTGRDHYLTAVTRVDNQLVEIIDVEKVLAEVAPTPEAISVGVVDVETQSKALSLRVLTVDDSSVARKQVTRCLQTIGVEVVALNDGKQALDYLRKLVDEGKKPEDEFLMMISDIEMPEMDGYTLTAEIRNDPRMQKLHIILHTSLSGVFNQAMVKKVGADDFLAKFRPDDLASRVVDRIKAADIS; from the coding sequence ATGGCTGGTGTAATGGATTCGGTGAACCAGCGCACGCAACTGGTAGGGCAGAATCGCCTGGAGCTGTTGTTGTTCCGTCTCGACGGTCAGCAGCTCTACGGAATCAACGTGTTCAAGGTACGGGAAGTGCTGCAGTGCCCGTCGCTGACGTTGATGCCCAAGTCCAGTCCTGTCGTGTGCGGGGTAGCGAATATCCGGGGGGCGACCATTCCGATCCTTGATCTGGCAATGGCAACCGGCTCGGGGGCGTTGAAAGACAAGAACAACCCGTTCGTGATCATCACGGAGTACAACACCAAGACCCAGGGTTTCCTGGTCCGCTCGGTGGAGCGCATCGTCAACATGAACTGGGAAGAGATCCATCCGCCGCCCAAGGGCACGGGTCGCGATCACTACCTGACCGCGGTGACTCGAGTCGACAATCAGTTGGTCGAAATCATCGATGTCGAGAAGGTGCTGGCGGAAGTTGCGCCGACGCCGGAAGCGATTTCGGTCGGTGTGGTCGATGTCGAGACCCAGAGCAAGGCGCTGTCGCTGCGGGTGCTGACGGTCGATGACTCGTCGGTGGCGCGCAAGCAGGTCACGCGTTGCCTGCAGACGATCGGTGTCGAAGTGGTGGCGCTGAACGACGGCAAGCAGGCGCTGGATTACCTGCGCAAGCTGGTCGATGAGGGCAAGAAGCCGGAAGACGAGTTCCTGATGATGATTTCCGACATCGAGATGCCGGAGATGGACGGGTACACCCTGACGGCGGAAATTCGCAACGACCCGCGCATGCAAAAGCTTCATATCATCCTGCATACTTCGTTGTCGGGGGTATTCAATCAGGCGATGGTCAAGAAAGTCGGTGCAGATGACTTCCTGGCCAAATTCCGTCCTGATGACCTGGCATCCCGGGTAGTCGACCGGATCAAAGCAGCAGATATCAGCTAG
- the cheR gene encoding protein-glutamate O-methyltransferase CheR — protein sequence MSTGNLDFEQFRVFLEKACGILLGENKQYLVSSRLNKLMEQQGIKSLGELVQRIQTQPRSGLREQVVDAMTTNETLWFRDTYPFEVLKNKVLPEAIKASPNQRLRIWSAACSSGQEPYSLSMSIDEFERTNLGQLKMGVQIVATDLSGLMLTNCKTGEYDSLAIGRGLSADRLQRYFDPKGPGRWVIKAPIKNRVEFRSFNLLDSYAALGKFDIVFCRNVLIYFSAEVKKDILLRIHSTLKPGGYLFLGASEALNGLPDHYQMVQCSPGIIYQAK from the coding sequence TTGTCTACGGGTAATTTGGATTTCGAACAGTTCCGGGTCTTCCTGGAAAAGGCCTGTGGCATTTTGCTCGGTGAAAACAAGCAGTACCTGGTCTCGAGCCGTCTCAACAAACTGATGGAGCAGCAAGGCATCAAGTCCCTGGGTGAGCTGGTACAGCGCATCCAGACCCAGCCGCGCAGCGGTTTGCGCGAGCAGGTGGTCGATGCCATGACGACCAACGAAACCCTGTGGTTTCGTGACACCTATCCGTTTGAAGTCTTGAAGAACAAGGTATTGCCCGAGGCAATCAAGGCCAGCCCCAACCAGCGTCTGCGGATCTGGTCGGCGGCGTGCTCGTCGGGTCAGGAACCGTACTCGCTGTCGATGTCGATCGATGAGTTCGAGCGCACGAATCTTGGCCAGTTGAAGATGGGCGTGCAGATTGTGGCGACTGACCTGTCCGGTCTCATGCTGACCAACTGCAAGACTGGCGAGTACGACAGCCTGGCGATCGGTCGCGGTTTGTCCGCCGATCGACTGCAGCGTTACTTCGACCCGAAAGGGCCGGGGCGCTGGGTGATCAAGGCGCCGATCAAGAACCGGGTGGAATTCCGTTCGTTCAACCTGCTCGACAGCTATGCCGCGCTGGGCAAGTTCGACATCGTGTTCTGCCGCAACGTGCTGATCTACTTCTCCGCCGAGGTGAAGAAGGACATCCTGTTGCGCATTCACAGCACGCTGAAGCCGGGCGGGTATCTGTTCCTTGGCGCCTCCGAAGCGCTGAACGGTTTGCCGGATCATTACCAGATGGTCCAGTGCAGCCCGGGGATTATTTACCAAGCGAAATAA
- the flgB gene encoding flagellar basal body rod protein FlgB encodes MSISFDKALGIHEKALGFRAQRAEVLANNIANADTPNYKARDLDFSKVLEAQTQKNANGTIALNMTNSRHIEAEGLGNGDESLMYRTPMQPSIDQNTVDAQLEQSNYAENAVGFQASFTLLNSKFKGLVSALRGE; translated from the coding sequence ATGAGCATCAGCTTCGATAAAGCGCTCGGCATTCACGAAAAGGCATTGGGCTTTCGCGCCCAGCGTGCCGAAGTGCTGGCCAACAACATCGCCAACGCCGATACCCCGAACTACAAGGCTCGGGATCTGGACTTCTCCAAAGTGCTTGAAGCACAGACCCAGAAGAACGCCAACGGCACCATCGCCCTGAACATGACCAACAGCCGTCACATCGAAGCTGAAGGCCTGGGCAATGGCGACGAGTCGCTGATGTATCGCACGCCGATGCAGCCTTCGATCGACCAGAACACCGTGGACGCTCAGCTGGAACAGTCCAACTACGCGGAAAACGCCGTGGGCTTCCAGGCCAGCTTCACCCTGCTCAACAGCAAATTCAAAGGGCTGGTGTCAGCCCTGCGCGGAGAGTAA
- the flgC gene encoding flagellar basal body rod protein FlgC, which produces MSLSSVFNIAGSGMSAQTTRLNTVASNIANAETVSSSIDQTYRARHPVFATMFQGGQNSGSNSLFQSQDAAGQGVQVLGVVEDQSNLEARYEPNHPAADAKGYVYYPNVNVVEEMADMISASRSFQTNAEMMNTAKTMMQKVLTLGQ; this is translated from the coding sequence ATGTCCCTGTCCAGCGTTTTCAACATTGCCGGCAGCGGCATGAGCGCCCAAACCACGCGTCTGAACACCGTGGCTTCGAACATCGCCAACGCCGAAACCGTCTCCTCGAGCATCGACCAGACCTATCGCGCCCGTCACCCGGTGTTCGCCACCATGTTCCAGGGCGGCCAGAACAGCGGCAGCAACTCGCTGTTCCAGAGCCAGGACGCAGCAGGGCAGGGCGTGCAGGTGCTCGGTGTGGTCGAAGACCAGAGCAACCTCGAAGCGCGCTACGAGCCGAACCATCCGGCCGCTGACGCCAAAGGCTACGTCTACTACCCGAACGTCAATGTGGTGGAAGAAATGGCTGACATGATTTCCGCGAGCCGGTCGTTCCAGACCAACGCCGAAATGATGAACACCGCCAAAACCATGATGCAGAAGGTACTGACCCTCGGTCAGTAA
- the flgD gene encoding flagellar hook assembly protein FlgD, with protein sequence MSVTDTTSSLSMNDILANSSKKTSSTADGIASATNSSTGGQALGKDAFLQLLVTQLKNQNPLDPQDNSAFVAQLAQFSSLEGITTLNSTVSSLAGNYNSSQALQASSLVGRNVIVQTNSVQMDDPSKGMTGSATVPSSIAGGTVTITDSSGTAVRTIDLGSRAAGNASFTWDGKDKDGNLVKAGTYTVKANASINGTSTDLATYLPATVNSVTISQTGGELMLNLSGKGTVALSKVQTIGI encoded by the coding sequence ATGAGTGTTACCGATACCACCAGCAGCCTGAGCATGAATGACATCCTGGCGAACTCGTCGAAAAAGACCAGTTCGACCGCCGATGGCATCGCTTCGGCCACCAACAGCTCCACCGGCGGCCAGGCTCTGGGCAAGGATGCGTTCCTGCAACTGCTGGTCACCCAATTGAAGAACCAGAACCCGCTCGATCCGCAGGACAACAGCGCCTTCGTGGCGCAGTTGGCGCAGTTCAGCAGCCTCGAGGGCATTACCACCCTCAACAGCACCGTCAGTTCGCTGGCCGGCAACTACAACTCGTCGCAAGCCCTGCAGGCGTCGTCGCTGGTCGGTCGCAACGTGATCGTGCAGACCAACAGCGTGCAGATGGACGACCCGAGCAAGGGGATGACCGGTTCGGCCACCGTTCCGTCGTCGATTGCTGGCGGCACGGTCACCATCACCGACAGCAGCGGCACCGCGGTTCGCACCATCGATCTGGGTAGCCGCGCTGCAGGCAACGCGAGCTTCACGTGGGACGGCAAGGACAAGGACGGCAACCTGGTGAAGGCCGGTACTTATACCGTCAAAGCCAACGCGTCGATCAATGGCACCTCGACCGACCTGGCGACCTACCTGCCAGCCACGGTCAACAGCGTGACCATCAGCCAGACCGGTGGCGAGCTGATGCTCAACCTGTCCGGCAAGGGCACCGTCGCCCTGTCCAAAGTACAAACCATTGGTATATAG
- the flgE gene encoding flagellar hook protein FlgE, producing the protein MSFNIGLSGLYAANKQLDVTGNNIANVATAGFKSSRAEFEDVYSATRLGTGSKVIGNGVRLANVSQQFTQGDINNTGNVLDMGINGSGFFTMSNNGSISYTRAGTFKVDNNGYITNTDYTSRLQGYGVDANGKVINGVLTDLKIDTSNLAPKSTSLVTSTINLDSTAPVIDDTVAAGKFDPTNLATYTKSFSTPIYDSQGNMHPMDQYVVKTGANTWKVYTLVDGRNPDATGSDPKVTAPVPSTMSFDSAGKLTQVSTLPGPVISSDLKLSGWVPGNVVNGTFKPNGAAANPAGITISMAKTTQYNADTARSIPTQDGYATGQITNLTIDGTGTLFANFSNNQNKAIGQVALASFTNEQGLQAVGGTSWKETFASGIPGYDAPETGTLGSIQSNSLEESNVNLTNELVDLIKGQSNYQANAKTISTQSTIMQTIIQMT; encoded by the coding sequence ATGTCTTTCAATATCGGCCTTAGCGGTCTCTATGCAGCCAACAAACAACTGGACGTGACCGGCAACAACATCGCCAACGTTGCGACCGCCGGTTTCAAATCGTCCCGTGCAGAATTCGAAGACGTGTACTCGGCCACGCGCCTGGGTACCGGCAGCAAGGTCATCGGTAACGGTGTGCGCCTGGCCAACGTTTCCCAGCAGTTCACCCAGGGTGACATCAACAACACCGGTAACGTGCTGGACATGGGCATCAACGGTTCCGGCTTCTTTACCATGAGCAACAACGGCTCGATCTCCTACACTCGCGCCGGTACGTTCAAGGTCGACAACAATGGCTACATCACCAACACTGACTACACCTCGCGTCTGCAAGGCTACGGTGTGGATGCCAACGGCAAGGTCATCAACGGTGTGCTGACCGACCTGAAGATCGACACCTCGAACCTGGCGCCGAAATCCACCTCGCTGGTGACTTCGACCATCAACCTGGATTCGACCGCTCCAGTGATCGACGACACAGTGGCGGCCGGCAAGTTCGACCCGACCAACCTTGCGACTTACACCAAGTCGTTCAGCACGCCGATCTATGACAGCCAGGGCAACATGCACCCGATGGATCAGTACGTGGTGAAAACCGGTGCCAATACCTGGAAGGTGTACACCCTGGTAGACGGTCGTAACCCTGACGCTACCGGTAGCGATCCAAAAGTCACCGCACCCGTGCCTTCGACCATGAGCTTTGACTCCGCTGGCAAGCTGACTCAGGTCAGCACCCTGCCTGGCCCGGTGATCAGCAGCGACTTGAAACTCAGTGGCTGGGTCCCGGGTAACGTGGTCAACGGTACTTTCAAACCCAATGGTGCAGCCGCGAACCCGGCCGGCATCACCATTTCGATGGCGAAGACCACCCAGTACAACGCAGACACCGCGCGTTCGATCCCGACTCAGGACGGTTATGCCACTGGCCAGATCACGAACCTGACCATCGACGGCACCGGTACCTTGTTCGCCAACTTCAGCAACAACCAGAACAAGGCCATCGGTCAGGTTGCGCTGGCCAGCTTCACCAACGAACAAGGCCTGCAAGCGGTCGGCGGCACCAGCTGGAAGGAAACTTTCGCTTCGGGTATTCCGGGCTACGACGCTCCGGAAACCGGCACGCTGGGTTCCATCCAGTCCAACTCGCTGGAAGAGTCCAACGTTAACCTGACCAACGAGCTGGTGGACCTGATCAAGGGCCAGAGCAACTATCAGGCGAACGCCAAGACCATTTCGACTCAGAGCACCATCATGCAGACCATCATTCAGATGACCTGA